The proteins below come from a single Parageobacillus thermoglucosidasius genomic window:
- a CDS encoding RluA family pseudouridine synthase, with translation MWVKKGDWLECTIPSFWQGQTIESLLKEVWCTSKKFAHQLRMEKGIKLNGKEVSWQTTLRENDRLQLRLYHPEPSAILPEYREISVLWEDEHLLIINKEAGIDIHPSEPSQTGTLANAVAFYLQAQGILTKVRHIHRLDRDTSGTILFAKHPLAGATLDRMLEKRQIKRTYVALVHGIVKHKSGTISAPIGRDRHHPTRRRVSKTGAKAVTHYRVLHTFLNDQASLVELSLDTGRTHQIRVHMSYIGHPLVGDVLYGGENTFHRQALHAVKLSFLHPFTKETVSCVAPAGDFPVDIARFYTDAQEKEAVSKGRFRRPFESSLCFFFLPFGYLFLF, from the coding sequence ATGTGGGTTAAAAAAGGTGACTGGCTTGAATGCACCATTCCTTCATTCTGGCAGGGACAAACGATTGAGTCGCTGCTGAAAGAAGTATGGTGCACCTCAAAAAAATTCGCTCATCAGCTGCGCATGGAAAAAGGAATCAAATTAAACGGAAAAGAAGTATCGTGGCAAACTACATTGCGAGAAAATGACCGTTTGCAGCTGCGCCTTTATCATCCTGAGCCTTCTGCCATTCTTCCCGAATATCGGGAGATTTCCGTTTTATGGGAAGATGAGCATCTGCTCATTATTAACAAAGAGGCCGGCATCGATATCCATCCTTCCGAGCCTTCTCAAACGGGAACGTTAGCGAACGCGGTCGCTTTTTATTTGCAAGCGCAAGGCATTTTGACGAAAGTGCGCCATATTCACCGGCTTGATCGCGATACATCGGGAACGATTTTGTTTGCCAAACATCCGCTTGCCGGCGCGACACTCGATCGGATGCTGGAAAAACGGCAAATCAAACGGACATACGTAGCGCTCGTCCATGGCATCGTCAAACATAAATCCGGAACGATTTCTGCCCCGATTGGGCGCGACCGCCACCATCCAACAAGGCGAAGAGTTTCGAAAACAGGCGCAAAAGCAGTGACGCACTATCGCGTTTTACATACATTTTTGAACGATCAGGCATCGCTTGTCGAGCTTTCTCTTGACACCGGGCGCACGCACCAAATCCGCGTTCATATGAGCTACATCGGTCATCCGTTAGTCGGCGATGTTCTTTATGGGGGGGAAAATACGTTTCATCGCCAAGCGCTGCATGCCGTCAAGCTGTCGTTTTTGCATCCTTTTACGAAAGAAACGGTTTCGTGTGTCGCTCCTGCTGGCGATTTTCCCGTCGATATTGCGCGGTTTTACACCGATGCACAAGAAAAAGAGGCTGTCTCAAAAGGTCGGTTTAGACGACCTTTTGAGAGTAGCCTCTGTTTCTTTTTCTTACCATTTGGTTATTTATTCCTTTTTTGA
- a CDS encoding IS1182 family transposase, which produces MYIYYNRDQLILPMDLEILIPKHHLCRIVDLAVEKMDPALLVSLYPGGGRPAYHPKMMLKVILYAYANRIYSSRQIAKQLKENIYFMWLSGHQTPDFRTINRFRSERMKDIIYETFFSIVDLLRQEGLVKLEDYFLDGTKIEASANKYTFVWRKSTEKYDQKLEEKFRKIVASIEQVVKEDEESEQEGDFQEKLEASPITSEKIEAVIEQVEEHLKKEPKNRTLKKAKQQLEQDILPRKKKYEEYKKVLGERNSFSKTDPDATFMRMKDDHMKNGQLKPGYNVQIGTENQFITGFSVHQRAGDAGCFIPHLEQLAAYGRPMPKRAIADSAYGSEENYTYCEKKQIVALIKYNTLDREQTKAWAKEIGRIENMTYDEELDEWICAKGERLVFVYKRKETTDNGYVIVKRTYRCTACAGCPFQAACAKGKDTKTIRVSLKNQQQRQEIRKRLSTEEGATTYRRRQIENEPVFGQIKHNQQFHRFSLRGLPKITLEWGLVCAAHNLRKWATTTDPTRKK; this is translated from the coding sequence ATGTACATTTATTATAACCGAGATCAACTCATTTTGCCAATGGATCTTGAAATTCTCATTCCCAAACATCATCTTTGCCGGATCGTGGATCTAGCCGTGGAAAAAATGGATCCAGCTCTGCTCGTTTCCCTCTATCCCGGCGGAGGCCGCCCAGCCTATCATCCGAAAATGATGTTGAAAGTCATCCTGTATGCCTACGCCAATCGGATCTATTCCTCTCGCCAAATCGCCAAGCAATTGAAAGAAAACATTTATTTTATGTGGCTATCCGGCCATCAAACACCGGATTTCCGCACCATCAACCGATTTCGGTCGGAACGGATGAAGGACATCATTTACGAAACGTTTTTCTCCATTGTCGATCTTCTGCGTCAAGAAGGGTTGGTCAAACTAGAGGATTACTTTCTGGATGGAACGAAAATCGAGGCCAGCGCCAACAAGTACACGTTCGTTTGGCGCAAATCAACGGAAAAGTACGATCAGAAGTTGGAGGAGAAATTCCGGAAAATCGTAGCCTCGATCGAACAGGTGGTAAAAGAGGATGAAGAGTCGGAACAAGAAGGAGATTTTCAAGAAAAGCTGGAAGCTTCACCGATCACGTCTGAAAAGATCGAAGCCGTGATCGAACAAGTGGAAGAACATCTAAAGAAAGAGCCGAAGAATCGCACGTTAAAGAAAGCAAAACAGCAATTGGAACAAGACATTCTCCCCCGTAAGAAAAAATATGAAGAATACAAAAAAGTGTTAGGCGAACGAAACAGTTTTTCGAAAACGGACCCCGATGCGACGTTTATGCGGATGAAAGACGACCATATGAAAAACGGCCAGCTCAAACCGGGATATAATGTGCAGATAGGGACAGAGAACCAATTCATCACTGGATTTAGCGTGCATCAACGGGCGGGGGATGCCGGATGCTTCATTCCACATTTGGAGCAATTGGCCGCCTATGGGCGTCCCATGCCTAAACGAGCGATTGCGGATTCCGCCTATGGGAGTGAGGAGAACTACACGTACTGCGAGAAAAAGCAGATCGTCGCGCTGATCAAGTACAACACATTGGACCGGGAACAAACGAAAGCGTGGGCGAAAGAGATCGGCCGAATCGAGAACATGACGTACGATGAGGAATTGGATGAGTGGATTTGCGCGAAAGGGGAACGGCTGGTGTTTGTGTATAAACGGAAGGAAACGACCGACAACGGGTACGTCATCGTCAAACGGACGTATCGTTGTACAGCATGTGCCGGATGCCCGTTTCAAGCAGCATGTGCCAAAGGCAAAGACACGAAAACCATCCGCGTTTCCTTGAAAAATCAACAACAACGGCAAGAAATCCGGAAACGGCTGTCCACGGAAGAAGGGGCGACGACATATCGAAGACGGCAAATCGAAAACGAGCCGGTGTTTGGGCAAATCAAGCATAATCAGCAATTTCATCGGTTTTCATTGAGAGGCCTCCCAAAAATTACCTTGGAGTGGGGTCTAGTTTGTGCTGCCCACAATTTGAGAAAGTGGGCCACAACGACCGACCCAACAAGGAAAAAATAG
- a CDS encoding glycoside hydrolase family 13 protein, with protein MERVWWKEAVVYQIYPRSFYDSNGDGIGDIRGIIAKLDYLKELGVDVVWLSPVYKSPNDDNGYDISDYRDIMDEFGTMADWKTMLEEMHKRGIKLVMDLVVNHTSDEHPWFIESRKSKDNPYRDYYIWRPGKNGKEPNNWESVFSGSAWEYDEMTGEYYLHLFSKKQPDLNWENPKVRREVYEMMKFWLDKGVDGFRMDVINMISKVPELPDGEPQSGKKYASGSRYYMNGPRVHEFLQEMNREVLSKYDIMTVGETPGVTPKEGILYTDPSRRELNMVFQFEHMDLDSGPGGKWDIRPWSLADLKKTMTKWQKELEGKGWNSLYLNNHDQPRAVSRFGDDGKYRVESAKMLATFLHMMQGTPYIYQGEEIGMTNVRFPSIEDYRDIETLNMYKERVEEYGEDPQEVMEKIYYKGRDNARTPMQWDDSENAGFTAGTPWIPVNPNYKEINVKAALEDPNSVFHYYKKLIQLRKQHDIIVYGTYDLILEDDPYIYAYTRTLGNEQLIVITNFSEKTPVFRLPDHIIYKTKELLISNYDVDEAEELKEIRLRPWEARVYKIRLP; from the coding sequence TTGGAAAGAGTATGGTGGAAAGAAGCGGTGGTATACCAAATTTATCCGCGCAGTTTTTACGATTCCAATGGAGACGGCATTGGCGATATCCGCGGCATTATCGCTAAATTGGACTATTTAAAAGAACTTGGCGTCGATGTTGTTTGGCTGTCGCCGGTATATAAGTCGCCAAATGACGATAACGGATATGATATAAGCGATTATCGCGATATTATGGATGAGTTTGGCACGATGGCAGATTGGAAAACAATGCTTGAAGAAATGCACAAGCGGGGAATAAAACTAGTGATGGATTTAGTCGTCAACCATACATCGGATGAACATCCGTGGTTTATCGAATCGAGAAAATCAAAAGACAACCCATATCGTGATTATTATATTTGGCGGCCTGGGAAAAATGGAAAAGAACCGAATAACTGGGAGTCTGTTTTTAGCGGTTCTGCATGGGAATACGATGAAATGACAGGAGAATATTATTTGCATCTTTTTTCAAAAAAGCAACCTGATTTAAACTGGGAAAATCCGAAAGTGCGCCGCGAAGTGTATGAGATGATGAAGTTTTGGCTCGACAAAGGCGTCGATGGTTTCCGCATGGATGTCATTAATATGATTTCCAAAGTGCCGGAATTGCCGGATGGTGAGCCGCAAAGCGGGAAAAAATACGCGTCGGGAAGCCGGTATTATATGAACGGCCCGCGTGTCCATGAATTTTTGCAAGAGATGAACCGGGAAGTGTTGTCGAAATATGACATTATGACGGTTGGAGAAACGCCGGGTGTCACACCAAAAGAGGGAATTTTATATACTGATCCGTCGCGCCGTGAGTTAAACATGGTGTTTCAATTCGAACATATGGATTTGGATTCAGGGCCTGGCGGAAAATGGGATATTCGTCCATGGTCGTTGGCAGATTTGAAAAAAACGATGACAAAATGGCAAAAAGAACTGGAAGGAAAGGGCTGGAACAGTCTTTACTTAAATAACCATGACCAGCCGCGCGCTGTTTCTCGTTTTGGCGATGACGGCAAATATCGGGTCGAATCGGCGAAAATGCTGGCAACATTTCTCCATATGATGCAAGGAACACCGTATATTTACCAAGGGGAAGAGATCGGAATGACCAATGTGCGCTTCCCGTCGATTGAAGATTACCGCGATATTGAAACGTTAAACATGTATAAAGAACGTGTCGAAGAATATGGAGAAGATCCGCAAGAAGTGATGGAAAAAATTTATTATAAAGGACGCGACAACGCGCGCACGCCGATGCAGTGGGATGACAGCGAAAACGCAGGATTTACCGCAGGGACGCCGTGGATTCCAGTCAATCCAAATTATAAAGAAATCAATGTGAAAGCGGCGTTAGAGGATCCAAATTCGGTGTTTCATTATTATAAAAAATTAATTCAACTCCGCAAGCAGCATGACATTATCGTTTATGGAACATATGACTTAATTTTGGAAGACGACCCGTATATTTACGCATATACACGCACGCTGGGAAATGAACAACTGATCGTTATTACCAATTTTTCAGAAAAAACTCCTGTTTTCCGGCTTCCGGACCATATCATTTATAAAACAAAAGAACTGCTTATTAGCAATTACGATGTGGATGAAGCGGAGGAATTGAAAGAAATTCGCTTGCGTCCATGGGAAGCGCGCGTATATAAAATCCGTTTGCCATAA
- a CDS encoding CBS domain-containing protein produces MTNNSGNKVQDVMTKNVATVSPNQTVQEAAQIMSQKNIGALPVAENGQVKGMITDRDITLRTSAQGKDPASTPVSEVMTNRVVTGTPDMSVQEAANVMAQNQVRRLPIVENNQLQGIVALGDIATNSASDQAAEQALTNISQPSQPQG; encoded by the coding sequence ATGACTAACAATAGCGGCAACAAAGTTCAAGATGTTATGACAAAAAATGTCGCGACCGTTTCTCCTAACCAAACGGTGCAAGAAGCTGCGCAAATTATGAGCCAAAAAAATATTGGTGCGCTTCCTGTTGCGGAAAACGGCCAAGTAAAAGGAATGATTACTGACCGTGACATTACGCTCCGCACATCAGCGCAAGGAAAAGATCCAGCTTCCACTCCTGTATCGGAAGTAATGACCAACCGCGTCGTCACCGGTACGCCGGATATGAGTGTGCAAGAAGCGGCAAACGTGATGGCACAAAATCAAGTCCGCCGTTTGCCAATTGTTGAAAACAATCAGCTTCAAGGCATTGTCGCTCTTGGCGATATCGCGACAAACAGTGCTTCCGATCAAGCGGCGGAACAAGCGTTGACAAACATTTCGCAGCCATCGCAACCACAAGGATAA
- a CDS encoding YhcU family protein, whose protein sequence is MKTVYAATKAQEEYIHYLINYFYMNIFPYYFADEQIHEFENLQILSLQEKHMKYSRTMKEAFQIIASLQSLITVIEYVGKSGDCGRYRNVFQRNVELLRRHGIVFPFAIEQFAAKHHYPCSMYLPSRSEWLI, encoded by the coding sequence ATGAAGACGGTTTATGCGGCAACGAAAGCGCAGGAGGAATATATTCATTATTTAATAAATTATTTTTACATGAACATTTTTCCGTATTATTTCGCAGATGAACAAATTCATGAATTTGAAAATTTACAAATTCTTTCGTTACAAGAAAAACATATGAAATATAGCAGAACTATGAAAGAAGCGTTTCAAATAATTGCATCACTGCAATCATTAATTACTGTCATCGAATATGTTGGGAAAAGCGGGGATTGCGGACGATACCGTAATGTATTTCAGCGGAACGTCGAATTGCTTCGGCGGCACGGCATTGTCTTTCCGTTTGCGATAGAGCAGTTTGCCGCCAAACATCATTACCCATGCAGCATGTATTTGCCTTCACGAAGCGAATGGTTAATATGA
- a CDS encoding thioredoxin family protein: MKKLLIFGSIIVALFAALAFVTSYQQKEAVKNNPYHKKELDPATIEQLDDPNYQNLILPDELEKKLKNKETVTVYFYSPICPHCQKTTPIVVPLAKKMGIDLKLFNLLEFKDGWDKYHIEGTPTLVHYENGKEVKRISGYREEAVFRNWFSSIQQRNS, translated from the coding sequence TTGAAAAAGCTCCTTATTTTCGGCTCGATTATTGTGGCACTGTTTGCAGCGCTCGCCTTTGTCACGTCATACCAGCAAAAAGAAGCGGTCAAAAATAATCCGTACCATAAAAAAGAACTTGATCCCGCAACTATTGAGCAGCTTGACGATCCAAATTATCAAAACCTTATCTTGCCGGACGAATTAGAAAAGAAGCTAAAAAATAAAGAAACGGTCACCGTCTATTTTTACAGCCCGATTTGTCCTCACTGCCAAAAAACAACTCCGATCGTTGTTCCTTTGGCCAAGAAAATGGGGATTGATTTAAAATTGTTTAATTTGCTGGAATTTAAAGATGGATGGGACAAATATCATATTGAAGGAACGCCAACGCTTGTTCATTATGAAAATGGGAAGGAAGTTAAACGAATTAGTGGTTATCGTGAAGAGGCGGTGTTCCGTAACTGGTTTTCCTCCATCCAGCAGCGCAATTCATAA
- a CDS encoding disulfide oxidoreductase, whose amino-acid sequence MDNNKAKTTENALIGAWGISLIATLGSLYFSEILKFIPCDLCWFQRIFMYPQVILLGLAVIRKEYGIARYSLALSVIGGSISLYHYLLQKVPFFQSHAMFCGRIPCTGQYINWLGFITIPFLALVAFFLISVLSIFIIRKEKEGKQI is encoded by the coding sequence ATGGACAACAATAAGGCAAAAACAACGGAAAACGCGCTTATTGGCGCTTGGGGGATTTCCTTGATCGCGACGCTTGGCAGCCTTTACTTTTCCGAAATTTTAAAATTTATCCCTTGCGATCTTTGCTGGTTCCAGCGGATTTTTATGTATCCGCAAGTGATTTTATTAGGGCTCGCTGTGATTCGCAAAGAATACGGCATCGCCCGCTATAGCCTGGCGTTGTCGGTCATTGGCGGTTCCATTTCCCTTTACCATTATCTTTTGCAAAAAGTTCCTTTTTTCCAAAGCCACGCTATGTTCTGCGGCCGCATTCCTTGTACGGGACAGTACATTAACTGGCTTGGCTTTATAACGATTCCGTTTTTGGCGCTAGTGGCGTTTTTTCTCATAAGCGTATTAAGCATCTTCATTATTCGCAAAGAGAAAGAAGGGAAACAAATTTGA